The Oscillospiraceae bacterium genomic sequence GTTGCACCACAACCTGCAAGTTCGACTAAAGGTTGATATAATCCAAGAACAGTTAAAACAGTCCCTGATACAACATATATAACGAGTATTCTTGCAGGTGTTAATTTTGTTAAATCAATGAGAAGTTGACCTACTACACAAAACAATCCTCCAATTACAAATGCCCAAAAATAATTCATATTAACACCTACCCTCTTTGAATTTCTACAAGATGTGCAATTCCCGGGATACTTTCACCTTGTTGTGTTGTTGTTGTACTCATCAAGGCTCCTGTAGCCATAAATAAAACATTTTTATATTTTCCGTTTATGATTTCTCCTAATATATAACTCGTAAGAACACTTGCAGAACATCCGCATCCGCTTCCACCTGAATGAACATCTTGTCTTTTAAGATCATATATCATAAGCCCACAATCATTTAACTTATTTGTTACATATCCGTTATTCTTAAGAATATCTTTTAACATTTCAAGTCCCAATGACCCTAAATCACCTGTTACAATTAAATCATATTTGTTTAAATCTTC encodes the following:
- the spoVAE gene encoding stage V sporulation protein AE produces the protein MNYFWAFVIGGLFCVVGQLLIDLTKLTPARILVIYVVSGTVLTVLGLYQPLVELAGCGATVPLTGFGYSLGKGVIEGIDTKGLLGAFTGGLTATSGGITAAIFFGFLVSLIFKTKEKK